The Candidatus Neomarinimicrobiota bacterium genomic sequence TGCACGGACCCCCTCCTTCCTCGCTGACCACTCCTTCCTCACTACAGAAGCCACCATTGGCCACAGCCACATGAAAACGACCATCATCCACGTATAGTAGACAATTTGAGGATGTTTTGTCCACAGTTGAAGTCCGCCGGCAAGTCCAAGGTAGAGGGCTCCTCTCCACACCCGCTCCCTCAAAAGGTAATCAGCAGCCAACAGAACGAGCGGCAGGAATCCTATGGCGTAGATTTTTGCCGAGTGACCGGCGTTGATCAGACCGAACATATATGGCGTCAGAGTAAAGGCCGTGGCGCCGAAGAGTGAGGCGAAATTTCCCAACTGTCGCCGCCTGAGAAACAGGAACATACCGATTCCACCAATTGAAAAATAGAACCAGTATCGGATGCCGCGGTTGACTTGCAGTGCTTTCAGCAAGTTTCCCAAAGGGTCAGATGGCGCATAGGCATATCCAGCATAGGCGGGCATCCCCCCGAAGAGGTGCGGGAACCATTGCGGTAGTTCACCTTTCTCAGCCACATATTCATCGCCCCACTTGCCGATGGGATAGTGCGCCACCACATCACCCGCCAAGGGATCCTTGCCGAGAAAAATCATCTCATAAAGGAAAAATGCCACCAGGAGTGGTACCAGCCAAACAATATGTTTTGTACGCTGATTAGTCACCTTTTCTCGCCGAAGACAAGAAAGAGAACAGCTGTCGCGCCAGTAATTTGAACCCGTTCAGTTCGCGCCAGCCAAGGGTCCTTGTTATTTTCAGGGCAATCGGGAAGATAACCAGGGCGGCAAACGCCAGTGCAACACGCCATTCGGGTATCTCAGCCTGGAGGTAGAGCGTCCCCTGGTACAGTATGAAAAGGATTAGTATAAGTTTAGCCAGCCTGCCCCAATCCCATTGAATCTTAACAGATTTTTGTGACGATCTCAGAATCAGAGCTGAGAAGAGGAAATAGGAAAGAAACGTCGCCCACGCTGCACCTTGAATCTTGAACTGGCCGATCAGGACAAAGTTAAGTACAAGATTAGCGAGGATGGCAATCAGCGATACGGGAGCGAGATGTGCTGTCTTATCCGTAAGGGCGGCACCGGCGATGAAAAAATGGCCAAAACCATTGGCAAAGTAGGCCAGCGTCACCAGAGGAACAATCAGAGCACCGGCGAGATAAGCTTCCGTAGCCACTACGCCGATAATGTCTCGCGCGAAGAGAGAGATGCCGAGAAAAATCATCGATCCAAGTACGGCGAAGTAAAACAGGATATCTCTGTGATACTCGTGTGACGCTTCGTCAATACCTAACCGATACATCATAGGGCGCCACCCCCGCTGCAGCGGCATGATGAGAATCATATTGATAATCATGCCGAACCTGTAACCGATGCTGTAGATACCAATATCATCAATAGAGACAAACAGCTTGAGGAAGAAGCGATCAGAGACTGTTAGCACCGGTGCAACCAGAGTAACCAGAATAAGGGGTGCTCCAAATCGTACTATTCTCATGAACGGCCTGAAAGACGGCCAGGTGAAATTCTGACGCAAGATGACAACTGCGCTGACAAAGAATGTGACAACATAGACCGTAGTCTTGGCAAGGACAACACCTTGCAGTCCCATCCCCTGGCCTACAACCAACACCAGCGTGACGATCAGTACTCCCGCAAACTGAATGAAGGAGAGTACTATAAAAGAGACCTGCTTCTGGTCGTACTGCCACAAACCGAGAAGGAAGCGGCTGCCGAAGGCGAGAAAGATGTTCAGCAGAACCAGCATCACGATTGGCGATTCCGCAGGAGAAAGACCGAGAAACGTAATCGCCACAGAACGGCCGAGCGACAGAACGATCAGTAAAACGGCATAACCGATAGTTGCCCACACAAAAACTGAGATGACAAGTTTTCTCCTGCCCTCTTCTCCATGTTCAGGAAGATAGCGCCACAAGGCATTGTTAATAGCGGCAGGCACAAGACTGATTAGCAGTGCCTCAAACATTTCCAGCAATGCGAGAATACCAACTTCGGTAAGCTCAAGATAGCGGGTGTAGATTGGGATGAGCAGGAATGACGCCAGTTTCGTCAGTATATTCCCGAAACCGTAGACGGCTGTACTTTTCCCCAGATCTTTGATGGGTTGCCGGATAGTCATGGATCAGTCTATAAGATTTGGACTGTTTTACCTGAAGTGTACACCTTCAGAAGCGTAAAGTTTAAGCCAAAATAACAATGCGCCTGAGGGATTCAAAAACAATTGTACACTAAGGAATGTCCGTAATCAGTTAACCGTTTGACAGATATTTCTTATCTTCTCCCCAAGTTTAACCTGATATGAATCAAGACCGACACAGGAAACCAATTCTCGTTGTGGGTGTCCCACGATCCGGAACTACATGGGTAGCAAACACCCTGGCACAAGCTCCCGGTACGGCCTTGCTCCACGAGCCGGATAACGAGAAGCAGAATATCCTCGCACTTCGCTGGAAGCGTAATTATCATAGGATGCCTCATATTGAGCCTTCCGCGGAAGAGTCTGTCTATCTCTCTTTCTGGCGCCAGATTCTTTACGAATCCTATCTTCCGAACCGAACAGTGATCAACAAAACAGGATTCATCCTCATGGGACTCACTGACAAGAAACTGGAACAGTACGTCCAGCAAAAGTGCGAAAAGCTGACAGTCAATGAAAGCGATGCGCTACCGCAGTTGCCCTCGCAATTCGTCACTTCATTCCTTTCTCAATCGTCGTTCTCGTACCAGAAACAGCGAACGAAACGTCGAATCGTAAAGTCAGTCCATACAGGTCTGACACTCCCCTTTATTTCACAGCATCTCAGCCCTGAAATTGTTATCGTTACAAGACATCCGGCGAGTGTTGTCTCCAGTTGTATTCAGCTACATCTTTCTGATGCCGATCGAAAAGTTTTTCGACAGCGTAACCTCATGGAGGCACATCTTAATCCATTCACTCGGAAAATCGAAGAGTCGAAAGAATCCGTTTCGGCAATGGCATTGCAGACGGCAATATTCTATTATGTCTGGGAACAGGAATCAAAGAATCATCCCCACTGGTATTTTATGTCGCACGAAGCGTTATGCGAAGATCCTATAGCGCAGTTTCGCTCACTGTACGAAAAGCTGCATCTCGATTGGATGCCAAGCGTTGAACAATTCCTTGCTGATCACGACCAGCCAGGAGCGGGATTTCAGATCAGCCGGGAATCGTCCACACTTGCGGACAAATGGAAACAGACGCTCACTCCTGAACAGATAGATCAAGTAAAAAAAGGTTATCAAACCCTCCCGGTCCACCTTTATGACGACTTCTAAAGAACAAATCAGGAAAAGGATTTTTGTCGTTGGAGCAGCCCGCTCCGGTACAACACTGCTTCAGAGCATGTTGGCCTCCCACCCGGGAATCCACTCCTTCCCGGAAACACACTTCTTCCGCGGGACGGTGCCGAAGAGATGGTGGCTGAGACTGGTCAAACGGTACGGCGCAGCGGAAAGATCATTCATCTCTTCCTTTCTGGAGAGAATTGAACATCCGGAACTTGTGCGCCATCTGCCGCATCACACCTGGTCCCAAAAGGCATGGGCAAAGTCTCTCCTGCGGATCCTTGATGATATCTGCACGGCGGCGGGGTTTTCTATATGGCTGGAAAAAACTCCTATGCACCTCTACTTTACGGACCTCATAACTCTTATCGCACCGCAGACCATGTTTGTCCACCTGATTCGCAGCGG encodes the following:
- a CDS encoding oligosaccharide flippase family protein codes for the protein MTIRQPIKDLGKSTAVYGFGNILTKLASFLLIPIYTRYLELTEVGILALLEMFEALLISLVPAAINNALWRYLPEHGEEGRRKLVISVFVWATIGYAVLLIVLSLGRSVAITFLGLSPAESPIVMLVLLNIFLAFGSRFLLGLWQYDQKQVSFIVLSFIQFAGVLIVTLVLVVGQGMGLQGVVLAKTTVYVVTFFVSAVVILRQNFTWPSFRPFMRIVRFGAPLILVTLVAPVLTVSDRFFLKLFVSIDDIGIYSIGYRFGMIINMILIMPLQRGWRPMMYRLGIDEASHEYHRDILFYFAVLGSMIFLGISLFARDIIGVVATEAYLAGALIVPLVTLAYFANGFGHFFIAGAALTDKTAHLAPVSLIAILANLVLNFVLIGQFKIQGAAWATFLSYFLFSALILRSSQKSVKIQWDWGRLAKLILILFILYQGTLYLQAEIPEWRVALAFAALVIFPIALKITRTLGWRELNGFKLLARQLFSFLSSARKGD
- a CDS encoding sulfotransferase; protein product: MNQDRHRKPILVVGVPRSGTTWVANTLAQAPGTALLHEPDNEKQNILALRWKRNYHRMPHIEPSAEESVYLSFWRQILYESYLPNRTVINKTGFILMGLTDKKLEQYVQQKCEKLTVNESDALPQLPSQFVTSFLSQSSFSYQKQRTKRRIVKSVHTGLTLPFISQHLSPEIVIVTRHPASVVSSCIQLHLSDADRKVFRQRNLMEAHLNPFTRKIEESKESVSAMALQTAIFYYVWEQESKNHPHWYFMSHEALCEDPIAQFRSLYEKLHLDWMPSVEQFLADHDQPGAGFQISRESSTLADKWKQTLTPEQIDQVKKGYQTLPVHLYDDF
- a CDS encoding sulfotransferase, which gives rise to MTTSKEQIRKRIFVVGAARSGTTLLQSMLASHPGIHSFPETHFFRGTVPKRWWLRLVKRYGAAERSFISSFLERIEHPELVRHLPHHTWSQKAWAKSLLRILDDICTAAGFSIWLEKTPMHLYFTDLITLIAPQTMFVHLIRSGEDVVASLYEASRSDPEFFAGARSKSQCIRRWKRDITISKRSVGVRNHSFVKYEQLVDEPKENLSRLCDELGLKFSDQMLDYRAAAEKFVLPEESWKKKAKETLEKSSKFEQVFSADEQTYIRQKIRTIDLTPFDN